Proteins encoded together in one Heliomicrobium undosum window:
- a CDS encoding TetR/AcrR family transcriptional regulator translates to MRKVEQIFQGAVDIFAEKGFDRATMDEVAERSGVAKGTLYYHFDGKEDLIAYLMEEGTERLSQYVRDAVAGSDDPTEQLRRAIHALVRFFDQNRDFCQLLLMGVWFNRERQVQFRQSLHKFYGQLSGIILSGIEKGRLRSMPAELSATGLFGLVSVISLRVILDGDSMDCEQLGDFLFEQYLNGAKNTQPEHT, encoded by the coding sequence ATGCGCAAGGTGGAGCAGATTTTTCAGGGCGCCGTCGATATCTTTGCCGAAAAGGGCTTTGATCGCGCTACGATGGATGAGGTGGCCGAACGGTCTGGCGTCGCCAAAGGCACCTTGTACTATCATTTTGACGGCAAGGAAGATTTGATCGCCTATCTGATGGAAGAAGGGACGGAGCGCCTGTCACAATACGTCCGCGACGCCGTCGCCGGCAGCGACGACCCGACGGAACAACTGCGGCGGGCGATCCATGCGCTGGTTCGTTTTTTTGACCAGAACCGGGACTTCTGCCAATTGCTGTTGATGGGCGTCTGGTTCAACCGGGAGCGCCAGGTCCAGTTCCGCCAATCCCTCCATAAGTTCTACGGCCAGTTATCGGGTATCATCCTTTCAGGGATTGAAAAAGGCCGATTGCGCTCCATGCCGGCGGAACTCTCCGCCACGGGGCTCTTTGGACTTGTCTCCGTCATCTCATTGCGCGTCATACTGGATGGCGATTCGATGGATTGTGAACAGCTTGGGGATTTTCTCTTTGAGCAGTACCTGAACGGCGCAAAAAACACACAACCAGAACACACATAA
- a CDS encoding HlyD family secretion protein, with translation MNKKVTAAIAIGAVLITAIGFTAFPWASRSKVKAGQPLTGYVEGVEFSIAAKVPGRVQDVLVKEGDRVEAGQVVARLESRELVEQLNQAKAALAQAQIGRTLTADTVDGQVAQAKATLDGARAKWEALKNGARPQEIEQARAAVDQAQVAYDNAKLNDERTEKLFASGAVSAKLRDDARSAADAALATLKMAKEKLSLIEAGARQEEIDGAKAQVDQAAAALQLAIASRSQVSLKAAATDQAQAMVEAAQAMVDNTVIRAPQKGTVTAKLVQPGEMVAAGLPIVTVVDIDTVWVKANVPEEQVSKLQLGQEMEVSIEGIENRLTGKLTWVSASADFATKKASHDMGDFDRKTFGIKVELSNSDGMLKQGMTAKVYLPAGKNRSDR, from the coding sequence ATGAACAAGAAGGTAACGGCAGCCATTGCCATTGGCGCAGTGCTGATCACGGCGATCGGTTTTACCGCCTTCCCTTGGGCTTCCCGATCAAAGGTCAAGGCGGGACAGCCCCTGACCGGCTATGTGGAAGGCGTCGAATTCAGCATCGCCGCCAAGGTGCCTGGGCGGGTGCAGGATGTCCTCGTCAAGGAGGGTGACCGCGTCGAAGCCGGCCAGGTCGTGGCCCGCCTGGAAAGCCGGGAACTGGTGGAACAGTTGAATCAAGCCAAGGCGGCCCTCGCCCAGGCACAAATCGGCCGTACCCTCACCGCCGACACGGTCGACGGACAGGTGGCCCAGGCGAAGGCGACCCTTGACGGGGCCCGGGCGAAGTGGGAAGCGCTGAAAAATGGCGCTCGCCCCCAGGAGATTGAACAGGCGCGGGCTGCCGTCGATCAGGCCCAGGTCGCCTATGACAACGCCAAATTAAATGATGAGCGGACGGAGAAGCTTTTTGCCAGCGGCGCCGTCTCGGCGAAACTGCGCGACGACGCCCGGTCTGCCGCCGACGCCGCCTTGGCCACATTGAAAATGGCGAAAGAAAAATTATCCCTCATCGAAGCAGGCGCCCGTCAGGAGGAGATCGACGGCGCGAAGGCCCAGGTGGATCAGGCGGCCGCAGCGCTGCAACTGGCCATCGCCTCCCGCAGCCAGGTGTCCTTGAAGGCGGCGGCGACCGATCAAGCCCAGGCGATGGTAGAAGCCGCCCAGGCCATGGTGGACAACACGGTGATCCGGGCGCCCCAAAAGGGAACCGTCACAGCCAAACTGGTTCAGCCAGGCGAGATGGTCGCCGCCGGCCTGCCCATCGTCACGGTGGTCGATATCGATACGGTCTGGGTGAAGGCCAATGTGCCGGAAGAGCAGGTGTCCAAACTGCAGTTGGGTCAGGAGATGGAAGTCTCCATTGAGGGCATCGAAAACCGGCTGACAGGGAAGCTCACCTGGGTCAGCGCCAGCGCTGATTTTGCCACCAAGAAAGCCAGCCACGACATGGGCGACTTTGATCGCAAGACCTTCGGCATCAAGGTGGAACTGTCAAATTCTGATGGTATGCTCAAACAGGGGATGACGGCCAAGGTCTATCTCCCGGCGGGAAAGAACCGTTCCGACCGGTAA